In Helianthus annuus cultivar XRQ/B chromosome 3, HanXRQr2.0-SUNRISE, whole genome shotgun sequence, a single window of DNA contains:
- the LOC110929848 gene encoding phenylalanine--tRNA ligase beta subunit, cytoplasmic: MPTVSVGRDILFQALGRTYTQDEFDELCFEFGIELDDVTTEKAIIRKEKHLKEEDEIGGNEEIIYKIDVPANRYDLLCLEGLVQSLRIFLGIDSVPKYKLADIGKESMLKMHVKPETSVIRPFVVCAVLRGIEFNEARYNSFIDLQDKLHQNICRRRTLVAIGTHDLDTIDGPFTYEALPPSEIEFKPLKQVETFKADKLMEFYKSDLKLKKYLHIIEDSPVYPVIYDRNRTVLSLPPIINGAHSAISLKTKNVFIECTATDLTKAKIVLNTMVTMFSVYCKQKFEVEPVEVTYPDGKSYICPELSPYDMKVSLSYINRIAGVSLEANKVAGLLNKMQLHAEQSVSKDNECTFIVSVPPTRSDVLHACDVAEDVAIAYGFNKIPKRMPASLKPLPLNQFSDLIRTEIALCGYTEVLTWILCSYKENFAMLNRKDDKSTAVVIGNPRSADFEVVRSSLMAGILKTAAHNKDHPKPIKIFEVGDVTVLDELKDVGATNHRQLAALYCGATSGFELIHGLVDRIMEVTGTPFVSAGDNTGYYIERSDEPEFLSGRQASIIYKGKRIGTFGIVHPQVLENFDIPDPCSFVELNIESFL; this comes from the exons ATGCCTACTGTCAGTGTCGGAAGGGACATTCTTTTCCAAGCCCTAGGGCGCACTTACA cACAAGATGAATTCGATGAGTTATGCTTCGAATTTGGAATAGAGCTCGACGATGTG ACAACCGAGAAAGCGATTATAAGAAAGGAGAAACATCTAAAAGAAGAAGACGAAATTGGTGGCAATGAAGAGATAATCTACAAAATTGACGTCCCTGCGAATCGGTATGATTTGCTTTGTCTTGAGGGACTTGTTCAGTCACTGCGCATATTTTTGGGCATTGATTCCGTACCTAAATACAAACTTGCTGATATTGGTAAGGAATCTATGCTGAAAATGCATGTAAAGCCTGAG ACGTCTGTGATACGTCCGTTTGTTGTTTGTGCTGTTTTGAGAGGTATAGAGTTCAATGAGGCGAGATATAACAGTTTTATCGATCTTCAAGATAAGCTTCATCAGAATATATGCAG GCGAAGAACTCTGGTTGCTATTGGAACGCATGATTTGGACACAATAGATGGCCCATTCACGTATGAG GCTTTGCCACCATCAGAGATAGAGTTCAAGCCACTAAAACAG GTGGAAACTTTCAAAGCTGATAAGCTGATGGAGTTTTACAAG TCTGATTTGAAACTGAAGAAATACTTGCACATAATTGAAGACTCACCCGTTTACCCTGTTATTTATGATCGAAACAG AACCGTGTTGTCTCTTCCGCCAATAATTAACGGAGCACACTCGGCTATCTCTTTGAAGACCAAAAACGTGTTCATCGAATGCACAGCCACCGATTTGACCAAGGCCAAGATCGTTTTGAACACAATG GTTACAATGTTCTCTGTGTACTGCAAACAGAAGTTTGAGGTTGAACCAGTTGAAGTAACATACCCTGATGGGAAATCCTATATTTGCCCCGAATTATCACCCTATGACATGAAGGTGTCTTTATCATACATAAATCGTATAGCGGGGGTTTCATTAGAGGCAAATAAG GTTGCTGGATTGTTGAACAAAATGCAGTTGCATGCGGAACAATCTGTCTCTAAAGATAACGAATGCACTTTTATCGTGTCGGTTCCCCCAACCAGAAGTGACGTTCTTCATGCATGCGATGTAGCAGAG GACGTGGCGATTGCTTATGGTTTCAATAAAATTCCAAAGCGGATGCCTGCATCTTTGAAGCCCTTGCCGCTGAATCAGTTCAGTGACCTTATTAGAACAGAG ATTGCACTGTGTGGTTACACGGAAGTGTTAACATGGATCTTATGCTCTTACAAAGAGAATTTCGCCATGCTGAACCGTAAAGATGACAAATCTACTGCCGTTGTCATTGGAAATCCTCGCTCCGCAGATTTTGAG GTTGTAAGAAGCAGTCTCATGGCTGGAATACTGAAAACAGCCGCTCACAATAAAGATCATCCGAAACCTATCAAG ATATTTGAAGTAGGCGATGTAACTGTATTGGATGAGTTGAAAGATGTTGGAGCCACAAATCATCGCCAACTGGCAGCTCTTTACTGTGGCGCTACTTCCGGTTTCGAG TTGATACATGGTCTAGTAGACAGAATCATGGAGGTAACGGGCACTCCTTTTGTATCGGCTGGGGACAATACTGGTTACTACATTGAGCGGTCAGAC GAACCCGAGTTTCTTTCGGGAAGACAAGCTAGCATCATCTACAAAGGGAAGCGGATAGGAACTTTTGGCATTGTTCACCCACAG GTGCTGGAAAACTTTGACATACCCGATCCATGCTCCTTCGTGGAGCTCAACATCGAGAGCTTTCTATAG